Below is a genomic region from Insulibacter thermoxylanivorax.
GTTCAAAATACCTCCGAAAATCTACTTTGAAAAAAATGCAACGCAATACCTGGAGAAGATGCCGGAGATCTCTCGTGCCTTCATCGTGACGGACCCAGGTATGGTGAAGCTGGGCTATGTGGATAAAGTACTGTACTATCTGCGCAAGAGACGGGATTATGTACACAGCGAGATTTTCTCTGAGGTTGAACCGGATCCGTCCATCGAGACGGTGATGAAGGGCGTCGAGATGATGCGCAACTTCCAGCCGGACGTGATCATCGCGCTGGGCGGAGGTTCTCCGATGGACGCAGCGAAGGCGATGTGGCTGTTCTACGAATATCCGGATGTTGACTTCATGGGACTGAAGCAGAAGTTCTTGGATATCCGCAAGCGCGTCTTCAAATATCCCAAACTCGGCCGCAAGGCGAAATTCGTCGCCATCCCGACCACTTCGGGTACGGGTTCCGAAGTGACATCCTTCTCGGTCATCACCGACAAGAAGGCCAATACGAAATACCCGCTCGCGGACTATGAACTTACACCGGACGTAGCGATCATCGACCCGACCTATGTGATGTCCGTGCCGAAGACCGTTACCGCAGATACAGGTATGGACGTGCTGACTCACGCCATCGAGGCTTACGTATCGAATATGGCGAATGACTACACAGACGGACTGGCGATCAAGGCAATCCAACTGGTCTTCGAATACTTGCCGCGGGCTTATCACCATGGCAGCAGCGACGAATTGGCGAGAGAGAAGATGCACAACGCTTCGACGATCGCGGGGATGGCTTTCTCCAACGCGTTCCTGGGCATTAACCACAGCTTGGCGCACAAGCTTGGCGGTGCCTTCAAGATCGCGCACGGCCGTGCGAATGCCGTCCTGATGCCGCACGTCATACGCTACAATGCGACGAAGCCGACGAAGTTCGTCTCCTTCCCAAAATACGAGAGCTTCATCGCTGACAAGCGCTATGCGGAGATCGCCAGAGCGCTCGGTCTGCCGGCCAGAACGACGGAAGAAGGGGTCGAGAGCTTGATCAAGGCCGTCATTGATCTCGCGAAAGAGCTGGAGATCCCGATGAGCCTCGAAGCGAACGGCATTCCGAAGGACGAATTCGAACGGATGGTTCCGAAGCTTGCGGATATGGCCTTCGAAGACCAATGCACCACGGCGAATCCGAAGCTGCCGCTCGTGTCCGAGCTGGAGGAAATCTACCGTCAAGCCTACAAAGGCGTATAAAGTCGTACGTTTGAGATCGAACCTGTATAGGTCAGATCTGCAGCGAAGAGCAAATTCAAAATTCGAAGTCTAATGCTCGATTATTCTAACGCCACACCTCAATTCCATCCTATCTGTTGAATGTTGATAAGTCCCTGATAAGACTGCTGCGGCAGCTTAACAGGGACTTCTCTTATTGAATAAGGGAATATTTCTGATGTTCGCAGATGCTGCGCTGAACGATCTCGATGACGTCTTCTGCATCCAGCTGATGCTCTCCGTCTCTCAGCACGATCTTGGTGTTCAGTTCTTTGGGCGTCAGCGTGGGGTATAGTTCCGGGATATACTTCTTTACAATTCTGGACAGAGTTACGGTTTCCATCTGCATGTGAATCACCCTTCCAATCGAATATGGTCTTGCGATTAGAAAAAGCTGTTTCAACTAACGGTGCAGCCGTGGTTCCGGTGCCAGAATGTATTCAATTGAAGCTCTAACCCGATTCTATTCTAGTATATCATAATCCAGTGAGCTGAGCGTACTTGGCAATGATCGTCAGTGATTTTTGCGAAAGTCGCCGATCACCTCTGCCGTCTCGACGATGTTGACGAAGGCCTTTGGATCGACCTGGCGGATCATGCGTTTGAGTTCCGCGAGCTCATACCGCGTCGTCACCGTCATGAGCATGTCTCTCTCCTGTTCGCTGTAAGCGCCGGTGGTCTTGATGTGGGTGACGCCGCGCGGTCTCTGCAGCAGGAGCTCAAGCAGCCGGTCCTTCTCATTGGTGATGATGAAGGCGGTGACTTTGATATGGCGGATATGGATCATGTCGACGACCTTGCCTGTTACGAAGATGGAGATCAAGGAGTAGAGCGACAGATTCCAATCCTGCGTCAGATAGCCGTGCACGATAATGATGATTCCATTTAAGATGGAGAGTATGCTGCCCAGCGGGATATCGAAGTAGCGGGTGACGATCGAACCGATGATATCGAAGCCGCCCGTGGAGCCGCCGGCGCGCAGCGTGATGCCGATGCCGATGCCGGAGATCACGCCGCCGAAGATCGCGCCGATCAGCATATCCGTATCGCTCAGCACATCCACGGGGATGATCTGCATGAACCAAGAGGTCAGCACGACGGACAGCATGCTCAGCAGCACGAAGTACCTGCCGATGGCAAAATAACCCCACAGTAAAATAGGAACATTAATAACGAAATACAAAAGTCCGATATCCCATCCGGTAAAATAACCGATCATCATGGCGATACCGGACACGCCGCCGCTCAGCAGCTGGTGGCAGATCAGGAACATCTGGAATCCAACTGCAGTGAGCAAGGCTCCGATGCAGACGACGGCTATGGAGCGAATGTTTTGCATAACGGTGTTGGTTCTCATAACTGGGTCCCTCCTGTTCCTATTGTAGTATGTGTTAATTAGAAAAGAAACTGACGAATATGCACAAAGGAAAACTGGAAAATCGTTGATGTGTTGTGGTAAGATGGTGCAGTGATGTATGTAGAGAAAAGGAGCAATGATCCATATTGAAAAAAACATTCGAAGATTTCGGGCTTCAACCACAGGTTTTGAAGGCCATTCAGGAGATGGGATTTGAAGAATCTACCCCGATTCAGGCAAAGGCGATTCCGATCGCCCTCGAGCGTCGGGATCTCATCGGGCAAGCGCAGACTGGTACAGGTAAGACCGCTGCTTTCGGCATACCTTTGATTCAGAATATCGATCCGAAAACAGAGCATATCGCCGCGTTGATCATGACGCCGACGAGGGAACTGGCGATTCAGGTGGCGGAAGAGATCGCGAAGCTGGCGCGGTATAAGGGACTGCGCACTTTGCCGATCTACGGCGGCCAGGATATTGTGAAGCAGATCCGCGCCCTGCGGCAGAAACCGCAGGTGATCATCGGCACACCGGGACGGCTGCTTGATCATATCAATCGAAAGACGATCAAGCTGGATAAAGTACATACCGTCATCCTCGATGAAGCCGATGAGATGCTGGATATGGGATTCCTTGAGGATATCAACACGATCCTCAGCAAGCTTCCCGAAGACCGGCATACGATGTTGTTCTCGGCAACGATGCCGTCGAATATCAAACGGCTCGCGGATACATATCTGAAGAATCCAGAGCATGTATCCGTTGTTCCGAAGCAAGTCAGTGCCCCGTCCGTAGATCAATATTATATGGAAGTGCACGAGCAGCAGAAATTTGAGATCCTCTGCCGTCTGCTCGATATGGAGGCGCCGGATATGGCGATTATCTTCGGACGCACGAAGCGCCGCGTGGATGAACTTTCCGAAGCGCTGAAGAAGCGCGGTTACACCGCAGAAGGACTGCATGGGGATCTATCTCAGAACCAGCGGGATGTCGTGATGCGCAAGTTCCGCGACGGTACCATCGATGTGCTGGTCGCTACGGATGTGGCAGCCCGGGGACTCGATGTGACCGGCGTAACGCACGTGATCAACTTCGATCTGCCGCAGGACCCGGAGAGCTATGTGCATCGCATCGGCCGCACGGGACGGGCAGGGAAGGAAGGCGTGGCGATCACCTTCGTCACCCCGCGCGAGACGGATCACCTGCATCTAATCGAGCGGGTGACAAGGCATCGCATCGCGAAGCGTCCGCTGCCCAGCTTGGCGGAAGCCGTCGAGGGCAAGCAGCGCGCTACGGCTGAGCAGCTCATCGAGATCATGGAGCAGGAAGACTTCCAGATGTACAAGGGATTTGCGATCCAGCTATTGGAGCAGTACGATTCCGTACAGGTTCTGGCGGCAGCATTGAAGCTGTTAACCGGGGAGAAGAAACATGTCGAAATTCATTTGACGCCGGAAGAACCGCTGCGCGTGAAGAAACGCAAATCCGACGGCCGAATTACAAGCCGCGACCGCAGACGCGATTATCGCGGGCGGGATGCACGGGGACGTAACAGCCGCGGCAACAAAGGGGCGGGTCCTTTCCGCCGCGAGGGGAAATTCGGTGACAACCGCAGCAAGGATAAATGGCGAAGGGAATATGTGAAGTAATTCGAGACAACCAGACAGGACTAGACGGGAAGGGGATGAGCTAGATGGAAATGGGCGGGCTTATGGGCGGATTTTATCGCATATCCGAATGGATCATGCGCTTCTCCGTGACCAACCTTCTATGGATTTTATTCAATGTGCCGGTTCTATTCTTCGCTCTCAACATCTTATTCGCAGAAGATCTCTCACAACTGGTCGCGATCCTGATCCCGATCGCGATCCTGGCACCCTTCGTGACATTTCCGGCAACAGCGGCGATGTTCAGCGTGGTTCGCAAGTGGATCATGGGCGATGCGGACGTGCCGCTGCTCAAGACATTCTGGAAAGGCTACAAGAGCAATTACAAACAAAGCATGTTCGGCGGACTGGTGATCGTTCCGCTGTGGGCGATCTATATCTTCGACTTTTTCTTCTATGCCGTGGAGATCAGCTCTGTACTGAGATATCTGTTCATCGTAGTCGGCGTGATCTTGTTAGCCTTTTCCTGTCATTTCTTCTCGATGATCGTTCATTTCCATATGAAGTTCTGGTCGATCATGAAGAATGCTGCCCTGATCGCGGTCGGCAGACCGCTGATCTCCGTCGGGATCATCCTGATCAATGGATTGATCCTGTACATCAGCTTCTATGAGCTCACCTGGCTGCTCCCATTCTTCACAGCATCCGGGATGGCGTACTTCTCCTTCATGGGCTTCTATCATATCTACAACAAAGCTCAGCAGGCTAGGGAGAAGCAGGAAGAACAAGCCAAGCAAGACGGGGAAGCTGAACGGGACGAGGAAACTGCACGGGATCGATTTGATGGGTCGGAGACGGGACAAGCCCTGGTCGATTCGCAAGCATCGCAAGCTGGTGAACATGATCGATCCGCTGGTCAGAAGGAATAAGCGAATCCCCTGGTCCTTCCGTCCAGAGGAAATAATTCCCTGAAGTTTAGCGTTTACATTTGCCGAAGATGGGACTATAATAAAACTACACTGAAAGTTATCCTGCGATGTGCGTTACGGCACGATGGTTCTGAACCAATGGCTGTACAACGGGAGCTTTACATGGATCGCGGGGCTGATACGCCTTCCCAAAGAAGGACATCAAAACTGCGACTGCGAGCACCCACCTGCGAGAGCGGGTTCATGGAACGCAAATGTCGGACGGCATAGGCGGGCTAACTTCACCAAAAGATCTGCATAAATCGACCCAAACACCTTCATACTAGACCTAGAGTCTAGGCGGAGGTGTTTTTCTTTGTCCGAACCAATCGTTCGTCATTACCGCAAAAAGATAGGGATCTGCTTTATCATGAGTGTGTTGATTGGCCTTAGCTGCGTGCAATTGCAGACGGGGTTTGCCTTCGGGGATCAGACCCTGCGATATGGATCGCGGGGAGGGGATGTATATGAACTGCAAGGCCGTCTCCAATATCTCGGATATTATCACGGCTTGATTGATGGGATATTCGGTTGGCAGACGGAGCGGGCGGTGATGGATTTTCAGTACAAATTCGGCATGACCGTCGATGGGGTCGTCGGACCTAAGACGAAGAATATGCTGGTGAGGGCCACCCCCGGCTGGCAGGCGAGCGGCAGGGCGGCCACAACGGCTGTACGCACCAGTGAGTTCTCGCAAGAGGAGATCACGCTGCTGGCCCGCGCTGTCTACAGTGAAGCGCGCGGCGAACCATATGAGGGCCAAGTAGCGATCGCGGCCGTCATTCTGAACCGGTTAAAACACAGCTCCTTCCCCAACACGATCTCAGGGGTGATCTTCCAGCCGCGGGCCTTCACCGCCGTCGACGACGGTCAGTTCTGGCTGGAGCCCAATGAGCTCGCCTACAAAGCTGCCCGCGATGCGATCAACGGCTGGGATCCGACGGGCGGGGCCATCTATTACTTCAATCCAGATACCGCCACTTCGGCGTGGATCTGGTCCCGGCCGCAAATCAAGCGAATCGGCAAACATATCTTCTGCATGTAGACGGCATTAGACATAGATCTGCGGCGCGAACAGTCCGTTCAGGACGATCGTCACGGCGCCGATCGCCGATGCGTATTCTCCCTGTCGGGAGATGACAATGGATACCGCCTTAGCGGGTGTATCCATCGCGCGCTCTTGGATCGTCGCATTGAGTTCATCCAGGAATAGATCAGACGCATTGGTCACACCGCCCCCGAGAATGATTTTTCGGGGGTTTAGTGTATTGATGAGGTTCGCCAACCCGATGCCCAGGTAACGACCCGTCTGGAGGAAGATCTCCCGTGCCAATTCATCTCCCATGCGGGCTGCTCGATCGACCATCTCGCCCGTGATCGCATCGAGATCATCGCCGCACAGGTCAGTGAGCTTGCTGGCTCTTCCTTCCCGGATCTGCTGCGCCGCCTGCCGGGCGATGGCCGGACCGGAGACAAGGGACTGCAGGCATCCGTAGTTGCCGCAGCTGCAGCGCGGCCCGTTCATATCGACGGTGGTATGGCCGATCTCGCCTGCGGAGAAGCTGGCGCCCTTGTAGATCTGACCGTTCAGGATGATCCCTGCACCGACCCCTTCGCCGATGTTCACCGCGATGAAATTCCCCGTATCCTTCCCTTCGCCGAACCAGCTCTCGCCGAGGGCGAAGGCGACGACGTCGTTCTCCACATGGACGGGAACGGAGAAAACCTGCTCCAGAGGTTCCCGAAGAGAGACGTCGCGCAGTCCCAGGTTTGGAGCAAACACGGCCTTCCCTGCTTCCGGATCGACGACGCCGTGCATGCCGATGCCGATGCCCATCAAGTCCTTCGGCGTAAGCGATGCGCGCTCTAGCACATGGCTCACCGTAGCGATCAGATGCTTCACCAGCGTCTCCTGATTGATCTGTTCTGTCAAGGTCAGCGTCTCGGACGCTTTGATATCCGCATTCAGGTTGGTGACAACGGCGCGGATATGATGGATGCCGATGTCAATGCCGACGATGTGATAGGCATCGGCGTTGATGCGCAGCATGATGGGACGGCGGCCGCCGGTTGATGCGCCGAGTTCGCTTTCGATGACCAGGTTGTTATCCAGCAGTTCCGCGACGATATTGGTGACCGTTGGGGGGGGTCAGCTTCGTGATCTTGGCGATCTCCGCGCGCGACACTTCGCCGTGGGTGCGTATGGTATTGAGGATGAGTGAGCGGTTAAGAGATTTCATCCATTTGAAACTCCCGACTACCGGTTCGTTCATCACTTAGCCCTCCCTGTTGTGTGTGTATAAGTTGTGTGTGAAGGTTTGTGCGTAAGACGGCACTTGCACCATGCGTCTGAGATTAGGTGTGTGAGATTAAGGCTGGATGTCTGAGATTGTTGTAAGCGCTCTAAATATAACTTCAAATTACTTCATCAATTGTATAAAAAAATACGGTAAAATGAAACGGAAGTATTGATTTTAACTGATATTTTTTGTATGATAATGGTAACCTACTTTATTAATTAAATTAATAAACAAAAACATTCCGATTGTCAATTGCTCCGCTTGATGTGGTCAACCTGATCAAGCGCATCCTGCAAGCATTCACGCATCGACGAACACGACTTTACTATACTTAATGGGGGTTAGATCCATGGCTGAACTTCGATATAATCCGCTGCTTCGAGATTGGACGATCGTGGCATCCAACCGGCAGAACCGGCCGCATATGCCGAAGGACTACTGTCCTTTCTGCCCGGGTTCGGGTAAGGTGCCCGATGGTTATGACGTCTATAA
It encodes:
- a CDS encoding YitT family protein codes for the protein MRTNTVMQNIRSIAVVCIGALLTAVGFQMFLICHQLLSGGVSGIAMMIGYFTGWDIGLLYFVINVPILLWGYFAIGRYFVLLSMLSVVLTSWFMQIIPVDVLSDTDMLIGAIFGGVISGIGIGITLRAGGSTGGFDIIGSIVTRYFDIPLGSILSILNGIIIIVHGYLTQDWNLSLYSLISIFVTGKVVDMIHIRHIKVTAFIITNEKDRLLELLLQRPRGVTHIKTTGAYSEQERDMLMTVTTRYELAELKRMIRQVDPKAFVNIVETAEVIGDFRKNH
- a CDS encoding DEAD/DEAH box helicase, producing MGFEESTPIQAKAIPIALERRDLIGQAQTGTGKTAAFGIPLIQNIDPKTEHIAALIMTPTRELAIQVAEEIAKLARYKGLRTLPIYGGQDIVKQIRALRQKPQVIIGTPGRLLDHINRKTIKLDKVHTVILDEADEMLDMGFLEDINTILSKLPEDRHTMLFSATMPSNIKRLADTYLKNPEHVSVVPKQVSAPSVDQYYMEVHEQQKFEILCRLLDMEAPDMAIIFGRTKRRVDELSEALKKRGYTAEGLHGDLSQNQRDVVMRKFRDGTIDVLVATDVAARGLDVTGVTHVINFDLPQDPESYVHRIGRTGRAGKEGVAITFVTPRETDHLHLIERVTRHRIAKRPLPSLAEAVEGKQRATAEQLIEIMEQEDFQMYKGFAIQLLEQYDSVQVLAAALKLLTGEKKHVEIHLTPEEPLRVKKRKSDGRITSRDRRRDYRGRDARGRNSRGNKGAGPFRREGKFGDNRSKDKWRREYVK
- a CDS encoding YesL family protein codes for the protein MEMGGLMGGFYRISEWIMRFSVTNLLWILFNVPVLFFALNILFAEDLSQLVAILIPIAILAPFVTFPATAAMFSVVRKWIMGDADVPLLKTFWKGYKSNYKQSMFGGLVIVPLWAIYIFDFFFYAVEISSVLRYLFIVVGVILLAFSCHFFSMIVHFHMKFWSIMKNAALIAVGRPLISVGIILINGLILYISFYELTWLLPFFTASGMAYFSFMGFYHIYNKAQQAREKQEEQAKQDGEAERDEETARDRFDGSETGQALVDSQASQAGEHDRSAGQKE
- the sleB gene encoding spore cortex-lytic enzyme, whose translation is MSVLIGLSCVQLQTGFAFGDQTLRYGSRGGDVYELQGRLQYLGYYHGLIDGIFGWQTERAVMDFQYKFGMTVDGVVGPKTKNMLVRATPGWQASGRAATTAVRTSEFSQEEITLLARAVYSEARGEPYEGQVAIAAVILNRLKHSSFPNTISGVIFQPRAFTAVDDGQFWLEPNELAYKAARDAINGWDPTGGAIYYFNPDTATSAWIWSRPQIKRIGKHIFCM
- a CDS encoding ROK family protein codes for the protein MLRINADAYHIVGIDIGIHHIRAVVTNLNADIKASETLTLTEQINQETLVKHLIATVSHVLERASLTPKDLMGIGIGMHGVVDPEAGKAVFAPNLGLRDVSLREPLEQVFSVPVHVENDVVAFALGESWFGEGKDTGNFIAVNIGEGVGAGIILNGQIYKGASFSAGEIGHTTVDMNGPRCSCGNYGCLQSLVSGPAIARQAAQQIREGRASKLTDLCGDDLDAITGEMVDRAARMGDELAREIFLQTGRYLGIGLANLINTLNPRKIILGGGVTNASDLFLDELNATIQERAMDTPAKAVSIVISRQGEYASAIGAVTIVLNGLFAPQIYV